Genomic window (Desmospora profundinema):
CACCTTTACAAGAATAGAAAGGAAAATAATATATTAGGTGGGGAAGCCACTTTGGTAGTTGATCGCCCTCTTTGTAAAGCTTGTGGACAAAATAATGGCATTCAAAGTTTAATGGAAGAAGTAGGTTTAGATAAACTGGTTATTAAGACACCTGAAGGTACACAAGTACTAACACCTAGACCAGGAAGAAGAAGAACTTCATGGGAGGAGCTTGACAGATGAAGCGATCTTTGCAAATTGAGGGTAGTTCTAAAGTGATAGATAATCCCACTTGGGAAGAGGTTCTAGAAACTTTGAAAAAGATTGATGGTGAGAATGTAACTGAGGCAAGCTTGGAAATATCATCTGGATCATTAATGATTGGTGGGGGAAATATAATTAATGGAAGAAGAGTATATGTAGTTGAATACTTTCCTAATCACGATTCTTTAGACACCCTAATGCTTAGAAATGTATCGGTTGAACCAAACAATGAGTATGAGGCTATATCTATACAGCAAGTCAGTGTGGATCAACCTAAAGAGTTCCTAGTTGAGTTTAAGGATGTTATACCTGCTTTTTTATACTTCTTTGAACATGGATCTCTAGCTAATGAATTGACATGGGAGCACCCTTAACAGCTACAATAAGGATTCTATTCACTTTGGAATGGGTCAAACGGAGTCAACCTCTTTCTGACGAAGAAATTGTAGAACTTGAAAATCAATTAGGAGTCAATCTTCCAGATGACTTTGTCAAGTGGTTTAAACAGTATGAAGATCCAGAAGCAGATAATGTTTGGGTTAACTTTGATAGTGGGCCTGAGGATATAGCTGAATTTTATCCTCCTGATCATTTCGTAGATCAAATGAATTTGTTTTTTGAGGGGGAAGAGGAGTACCAAGAGTACGGTACGGTTGTTCCCTTCGCTTACAGTTCGGCGCTGAATAAGTACTGCTTTTTCTACCCTAAAGGAAAAGAAGTGCCTTCAGGTGTCTTTTTTGCACCGAGTGATGATGACCTTTCAGAGGTATTTGAAGGTAACGATGTAAAACAGTCGTTGTATATTAGTCGAACATTCCAAGGTTTTTTGGACAAATTATACAACGAAGAAGACTATTAAATTAAGTCAGATTTACTTCTTGGCACCCCAAAGAGGTGCTTTTTCTTTTGAAATGAAGACATTATGTGGGATCGTTTTGAATGCTGTTCTTGTCACTACATTAGCTGTGTCGCTTACTCTGATCCGAAGGGATTCCACCGAAACTACTGATAGGAGTGCTATTTAGGACGGTGGAAAGCATTTGGGAGAGGTGAAAAAATGTGGCTCATTGGGAACAAGAGTATGATGAAGTCAGTGAGGAAGTAGAACCTATTTCAAAAATATTTCGATAGATGTTAAGATGTGAATATGATGAGTACACGACATGACTTAACGCCAGAACAGTGGGACCGGATCAA
Coding sequences:
- a CDS encoding Imm1 family immunity protein, producing MKRSLQIEGSSKVIDNPTWEEVLETLKKIDGENVTEASLEISSGSLMIGGGNIINGRRVYVVEYFPNHDSLDTLMLRNVSVEPNNEYEAISIQQVSVDQPKEFLVEFKDVIPAFLYFFEHGSLANELTWEHP
- a CDS encoding SMI1/KNR4 family protein — its product is MEWVKRSQPLSDEEIVELENQLGVNLPDDFVKWFKQYEDPEADNVWVNFDSGPEDIAEFYPPDHFVDQMNLFFEGEEEYQEYGTVVPFAYSSALNKYCFFYPKGKEVPSGVFFAPSDDDLSEVFEGNDVKQSLYISRTFQGFLDKLYNEEDY